One window of the Triticum dicoccoides isolate Atlit2015 ecotype Zavitan chromosome 3B, WEW_v2.0, whole genome shotgun sequence genome contains the following:
- the LOC119276401 gene encoding malate dehydrogenase 1, mitochondrial-like: MRPSVMRSAAQLLRRRNYSSASGQQARKVAILGAAGGIGQPLSLLMKLNPLVSSLSLYDIAATPGVAADVSHINSPALVKGFMADDQLAEALDGADLVIIPAGVPRKPGMTRDDLFNINAGIVKNLCTAIAKYCPNALVNMISNPVNSTVPIAAEVFKKAGTYDEKRLFGVTTLDVVRARTFYAGKANVDVNTVDVPVVGGHAGITILPLFSQATPSTNALSAEEIKALTKRTQEGGTEVVEAKAGKGSATLSMAYAGAVFGDACLKGLNGVPDIVECSYVQSTVTELPFFASKVRLGKNGVEEVLGLGQLTQFEKDGLEALKGELKSSIEKGVAFANAS; the protein is encoded by the exons ATGaggccctcagtgatgagatccgCCGCCCAGCTCCTCCGCCGCCGCAACTACTCCTCCGCGTCCGGGCAGCAGGCGCGGAAGGTGGCCATCCTCGGCGCGGCCGGCGGCATCGGGCAGCCGCTGTCTCTCCTCATGAAGCTGAACCCCCtcgtctcctccctctccctctacgATATCGCGGCCACCCCGGGCGTCGCTGCCGACGTTTCCCACATCAATTCCCCTGCCCTG GTGAAGGGCTTCATGGCGGACGATCAGCTCGCGGAGGCGTTGGATGGGGCCGACCTGGTGATCATCCCGGCCGGCGTCCCGAGGAAGCCCGGCATGACCAGGGACGACCTCTTCAACATTAACGCCGGCATCGTTAAGAACCTCTGCACCGCCATCGCCAAGTACTGCCCGAAT GCTCTTGTCAACATGATCAGCAACCCTGTGAATTCAACCGTTCCGATTGCTGCTGAAGTTTTCAAGAAGGCTGGAACCTATGATGAGAAGAGATTGTTTGGTGTGACCACTCTTGATGTTGTTCGTGCCAGGACTTTCTATGCTGGGAAGGCTAATGTAGATGTTAATA CTGTGGACGTTCCTGTTGTTGGTGGTCATGCTGGTATTACCATCTTGCCACTGTTCTCACAG GCAACTCCTTCAACTAATGCATTGTCTGCTGAAGAAATCAAGGCTCTCACCAAGAGGACACAGGAGGGTGGCACAGAAGTCGTTGAGGCAAAGGCTGGAAAGGGATCTGCAACCTTGTCCATGGC GTATGCTGGTGCAGTTTTTGGAGATGCATGCTTGAAGGGTCTGAACGGAGTTCCTGACATTGTTGAATGCTCCTACGTGCAATCAACTGTGACCGAGCTGCCATTCTTTGCTTCCAAG GTGAGGCTTGGGAAGAATGGAGTCGAGGAAGTGCTCGGGTTGGGTCAGCTGACGCAGTTTGAGAAGGATGGGTTGGAAGCTCTCAAGGGCGAGCTCAAATCTTCAATTGAGAAGGGTGTCGCGTTCGCAAATGCAAGTTAG
- the LOC119276402 gene encoding GDSL esterase/lipase At1g28600-like, translating to MASSASVSGRGGGFLLPPAAVAAAVLLAVAVVHARGAPAAPCVPRVFSFGDSLADTGNFPFLYGNDSREPALRTPYGETFFRRATGRFSDGRLIVDFIADTMGLPFVRPYLSGRTAEDFASGANFAVGGAMALGPDFFRGRGVPMGDRMHLGVEMKWFHDLLDLLCPADRADCMGMMNQSLFLVGEIGGNDYNIPLLSRVPFEKIRTFTPSVVAKISSTVTELIGLGAKTLVVPGNLPIGCVPNYLMIFKSDKKEDYEPETGCLRWMNEFSKYHNRLLIDELEKLRKLHPGMSIIYADYYGAAMEIYRSPEQFGIDHPLAACCGGGGPYGVSMTARCGYGEYKVCDDPQKYGSWDGFHPSEAAYKGIAIGLLRGTYTQPSISTTISSCPQLTELGSSVEYKVLYDL from the exons ATGGCTTCCTCTGCCTCCGTCTCCGGGAGAGGAGGAGGCTTCCTCTTGCCGCcggccgcggtggcggcggcggtgctgcTAGCGGTGGCGGTGGTACATGCGCGGGGGGCTCCCGCGGCGCCGTGCGTTCCGCGGGTGTTCAGCTTCGGGGACTCGCTGGCGGACACGGGCAACTTCCCCTTCCTCTACGGCAACGACTCCCGCGAGCCCGCGCTCAGGACGCCCTACGGGGAGACATTCTTCCGCCGCGCCACCGGCCGCTTCTCCGACGGCCGCCTCATCGTCGACTTCATCG CGGACACGATGGGGCTGCCGTTCGTGCGGCCGTACCTGAGCGGGCGAACCGCGGAGGACTTCGCGTCCGGGGCCAACTTCGCGGTCGGCGGCGCCATGGCGCTGGGCCCGGACTTCTTTCGGGGGAGAGGGGTGCCCATGGGCGACCGCATGCACCTCGGCGTCGAGATGAAATGGTTCCACGACCTGCTCGATCTGCTCTGCCCCGCCGACCGGGCTG ATTGCATGGGCATGATGAATCAATCTCTCTTCTTGGTTGGAGAAATTGGGGGCAATGATTACAACATACCTCTTCTCTCTAGGGTTCCCTTTGAGAAGATTCGCACGTTCACTCCGAGTGTTGTTGCCAAAATTTCTTCTACAGTCACT GAGTTGATTGGTCTGGGAGCCAAAACATTGGTAGTTCCTGGTAACCTCCCCATCGGGTGCGTTCCAAACTACCTGATGATATTCAAGAGTGACAAGAAGGAAGATTATGAGCCAGAGACTGGTTGCCTACGGTGGATGAACGAATTCTCGAAGTACCACAACAGACTTCTCATTGATGAGTTGGAAAAGTTGCGCAAGCTTCATCCTGGCATGTCAATAATCTATGCCGATTACTATGGAGCTGCTATGGAGATCTACCGTTCCCCCGAACAATTTG GGATTGATCACCCTTTAGCAGCATGCTGCGGTGGAGGAGGACCCTATGGTGTGTCCATGACTGCAAGATGTGGATATGGAGAATACAAGGTGTGTGATGATCCACAAAAGTATGGATCATGGGATGGTTTCCATCCCTCAGAAGCTGCATATAAGGGCATCGCAATTGGCCTTCTAAGAGGAACATACACACAGCCTTCAATTTCTACCACCATCAGTTCATGCCCACAACTTACTGAACTTGGCTCTTCCGTTGAATACAAGGTCCTCTATGATTTGTAA